The following are encoded in a window of Pseudomonas sp. St316 genomic DNA:
- a CDS encoding class I SAM-dependent methyltransferase, whose translation MSGLPPSTVELEFARQHDQEHAQVCCRPASRRLRLAFWRDEHMVRNALKVAGEPGLVLDVACGAGRFWPVLAEHANRVILAADPSRDMLEHALTHHGGALLQRVKTFPSSAFTIGLSANAVDCICCLQLFRHVSASEHRLALLREFHRVSRDTVIVSVQIEGRLKIGQAPQRSLADKASLEAEFRQAGFSVLWHQDFLPGFALTRVYVLRKTG comes from the coding sequence ATGTCCGGGCTACCCCCATCCACCGTCGAGCTTGAGTTCGCCAGGCAGCATGACCAGGAACATGCACAGGTTTGCTGTCGGCCGGCGTCTCGACGCTTGCGCCTGGCGTTCTGGCGCGACGAGCACATGGTGCGCAACGCTTTGAAGGTGGCGGGCGAGCCCGGGTTGGTGCTGGATGTGGCCTGTGGCGCGGGGCGGTTCTGGCCGGTGCTGGCCGAGCACGCCAATCGGGTCATCCTGGCAGCGGACCCATCGCGGGACATGCTCGAACATGCGCTCACCCACCATGGCGGCGCGTTGCTCCAACGGGTCAAGACCTTCCCGAGTTCAGCATTCACCATCGGGCTGTCGGCCAACGCGGTCGATTGTATTTGTTGTCTGCAACTGTTTCGCCACGTCAGCGCCAGCGAGCATCGCCTGGCGCTGTTGCGCGAATTTCATCGGGTCAGTCGCGACACGGTGATCGTTTCGGTGCAAATCGAAGGACGCCTCAAGATCGGCCAGGCGCCGCAACGGAGCCTGGCCGACAAGGCCAGTCTCGAAGCCGAGTTTCGCCAGGCGGGGTTTAGCGTGCTCTGGCATCAGGATTTCCTGCCCGGTTTCGCACTGACGCGTGTTTATGTATTGCGTAAGACCGGTTAA